In a single window of the Thermus amyloliquefaciens genome:
- the acnA gene encoding aconitate hydratase AcnA, whose translation MKDSFKTLKTLKTARGTYGYFDLGELEKQGVAEVSRLPFSIRVMLESLLRNEDGYQVTREDIEALARWQPEPGEINVPLKLARVILQDFTGVPAVVDLAAMRNAVAERGGDPKRINPVVPADLVIDHSVQVDAFGTAYAFFYNVEKEYERNRERYLLLKWAQNALENFRVVPPGTGIVHQVNLEYLAQVVMQKEQDGLRLAFPDSLVGTDSHTTMVNGLGVLGWGVGGIEAEAVMLGQPYYMLAPKVVGFKLHGELPEGATATDLVLTITEILRKHGVVGKFVEFYGPGVAKLSLADRATIANMAPEYGATMGFFPVDEETLNYLRLTGRPEELVELVEAYTKANGLFRTPEAEAKVQYSEYLELDLSTVEPSLAGPKRPQDRVALKEVKASFLAHLTKPVKERGFGLTPEQLSKKVAVKRQEEEFELTHGSVVIAAITSCTNTSNPTVMLGAGLLAKKAVEAGLDTKPWVKSSLAPGSKVVTDYLEISGLLPFLEALRFHVVGYGCTTCIGNSGPLPEDIARAVEEGDLVVAAVLSGNRNFEGRINPHVKANYLASPMLVVAYALAGRMDIDFATEPLGHDPNGKPVYLKDIWPSMEEIREAMAKTLDPELFKKEYARVFEGDERWQALPAPTGELFQWDPESTYIQNPPFFQTLGQHQVGDIRGARVLLVLGDSVTTDHISPAGAIPVKSPAGQYLLAKGVKPEEFNSYGSRRGNHEVMMRGTFANIRIKNLMLDGLEGGYAKKLPEGEVDFVYNVAMRYKAEGTPLLVIAGKEYGTGSSRDWAAKGTYLLGVKAVLAESFERIHRSNLVGMGVLPLEFLPGQNRETLGLTGYEVYDILGLQDLVPRKKVEVVARREDGTEVRFQAIARLDTKVEVDYYQNGGILQTVLLNLLKEAKAQ comes from the coding sequence GTGAAGGACAGCTTCAAGACCCTAAAAACGCTGAAAACGGCCCGCGGCACTTACGGCTACTTTGACCTTGGGGAGCTGGAGAAGCAGGGGGTGGCAGAGGTAAGCCGCCTGCCCTTCTCCATCCGGGTCATGCTGGAAAGCCTCCTGAGAAACGAGGACGGCTACCAGGTGACCCGGGAGGACATCGAGGCCCTGGCCCGCTGGCAACCCGAGCCCGGGGAGATCAACGTGCCCCTGAAACTGGCCCGGGTCATCCTCCAGGACTTCACCGGGGTGCCGGCGGTGGTGGACCTGGCCGCCATGCGGAACGCCGTGGCCGAGCGGGGCGGGGACCCCAAGCGCATCAACCCCGTGGTCCCCGCCGACCTGGTCATTGACCACTCGGTGCAGGTGGACGCCTTCGGCACCGCCTACGCCTTCTTCTACAACGTGGAGAAGGAGTACGAGAGAAACCGGGAGCGCTACCTCCTCCTCAAGTGGGCGCAAAACGCCCTGGAGAACTTCCGGGTGGTGCCCCCGGGCACCGGCATCGTCCACCAGGTGAACCTGGAGTACCTGGCCCAGGTGGTGATGCAAAAGGAGCAGGACGGCCTCCGCCTGGCCTTCCCCGACAGCCTGGTGGGCACCGACAGCCACACCACCATGGTGAACGGCCTGGGGGTCCTGGGCTGGGGGGTGGGGGGCATCGAGGCCGAGGCGGTGATGCTGGGCCAGCCCTACTACATGCTGGCCCCCAAGGTGGTGGGCTTTAAACTCCATGGGGAACTCCCCGAAGGGGCCACCGCCACCGACCTGGTCCTGACCATCACCGAGATCCTCCGCAAGCACGGGGTGGTGGGCAAGTTCGTGGAGTTCTACGGCCCCGGGGTGGCCAAGCTCTCCCTGGCCGACCGGGCCACCATCGCCAACATGGCCCCCGAGTACGGGGCCACCATGGGGTTCTTCCCCGTGGACGAGGAAACCCTCAACTACCTGAGGCTCACCGGCCGGCCCGAGGAGCTGGTGGAGCTGGTGGAGGCCTACACCAAGGCCAACGGGCTTTTCCGCACCCCGGAAGCGGAGGCCAAGGTCCAGTACTCCGAATACCTGGAGCTGGACCTCTCCACGGTGGAACCCTCCCTGGCCGGCCCCAAGCGGCCCCAGGACCGGGTGGCCCTTAAGGAGGTGAAGGCGAGCTTCCTCGCCCACCTCACCAAGCCGGTGAAGGAAAGGGGCTTTGGCCTTACCCCGGAGCAACTCTCCAAAAAGGTAGCCGTCAAGCGGCAGGAGGAGGAGTTTGAGCTCACCCACGGCTCGGTGGTCATCGCCGCCATCACCAGCTGCACCAACACCTCCAACCCCACGGTGATGCTGGGGGCGGGGCTTTTGGCCAAGAAGGCGGTGGAGGCGGGGTTGGACACCAAGCCCTGGGTGAAGAGCTCCCTGGCCCCCGGCTCCAAGGTGGTCACGGACTACCTGGAGATTAGCGGCCTCCTCCCCTTCCTGGAGGCCCTCCGCTTCCACGTGGTGGGCTACGGCTGCACCACCTGCATCGGCAACTCCGGCCCCCTGCCGGAGGACATCGCCCGCGCGGTGGAGGAGGGCGATCTGGTGGTGGCGGCGGTCCTCTCCGGCAACCGCAACTTTGAGGGCCGCATCAACCCCCACGTGAAGGCCAACTACCTGGCGAGCCCCATGCTGGTGGTGGCCTACGCCCTGGCGGGGCGCATGGACATCGACTTCGCCACCGAGCCCCTGGGCCATGACCCCAACGGCAAGCCCGTGTACCTCAAGGACATCTGGCCCTCCATGGAGGAGATCCGGGAGGCCATGGCCAAGACCCTGGACCCCGAGCTCTTCAAGAAGGAGTACGCCAGGGTCTTTGAGGGGGACGAGCGCTGGCAGGCCCTTCCCGCCCCCACCGGGGAACTCTTCCAATGGGACCCCGAGAGCACCTACATCCAAAACCCCCCCTTCTTCCAAACCCTGGGCCAGCACCAGGTGGGGGATATCCGGGGGGCCAGGGTGCTTCTGGTCCTGGGGGACTCGGTGACCACCGACCACATCTCCCCCGCCGGGGCCATCCCCGTGAAGAGCCCGGCGGGCCAGTACCTGTTGGCCAAGGGGGTCAAGCCCGAGGAGTTCAACTCCTACGGCTCCCGCCGGGGCAACCACGAGGTGATGATGCGGGGCACCTTCGCCAACATCCGCATCAAGAACCTCATGCTGGACGGCCTCGAGGGCGGATACGCCAAGAAGCTGCCGGAAGGCGAGGTGGACTTCGTCTACAACGTGGCCATGCGCTACAAGGCCGAGGGCACGCCCCTTTTGGTCATCGCCGGCAAGGAGTACGGCACCGGGTCCAGCCGCGACTGGGCCGCCAAGGGCACCTACCTCCTGGGGGTGAAGGCGGTGCTGGCGGAAAGCTTTGAGCGGATCCACCGCTCCAACCTGGTGGGGATGGGGGTCCTGCCCCTGGAGTTCCTCCCCGGGCAGAACCGGGAGACCCTGGGCCTCACCGGGTACGAGGTCTACGACATCCTGGGCCTTCAGGACCTCGTCCCCCGCAAGAAGGTGGAGGTGGTGGCGCGAAGGGAGGATGGCACGGAGGTGCGCTTCCAGGCCATCGCCCGCCTGGACACGAAGGTGGAGGTGGACTACTACCAAAACGGGGGCATCCTGCAGACCGTGCTCCTCAACCTCCTGAAGGAGGCCAAGGCCCAGTAG
- a CDS encoding carboxymuconolactone decarboxylase family protein has translation MERTHEQVLKAMRENLGEGLPQAIPLLAEKAPGLLLEHGRSWSYAMPEKGALDEGTRTLILLGIALATGSESCVRAMSHRAKRLGIPKEALLETLKIARQAQANAVLGHATPLLEVL, from the coding sequence ATGGAGCGGACCCACGAGCAGGTTCTTAAGGCCATGCGGGAAAACCTGGGGGAGGGCCTTCCCCAGGCCATCCCCCTCCTGGCGGAAAAGGCCCCGGGCCTCCTTTTGGAGCACGGGCGGAGCTGGAGCTACGCCATGCCGGAAAAGGGGGCCCTGGACGAGGGCACGCGCACCCTGATCCTCCTGGGCATCGCCCTGGCCACGGGTTCGGAAAGCTGCGTCAGGGCCATGAGCCACCGGGCCAAGCGCCTGGGCATCCCCAAGGAGGCCCTCCTGGAGACCCTGAAGATCGCCCGGCAGGCCCAGGCCAACGCCGTCTTGGGGCACGCCACGCCCCTTCTGGAGGTGCTATAG
- a CDS encoding alpha/beta hydrolase, producing the protein MDAKRLLFLFLAAALLLGGAVVGVALYFLRPLKAEGVAQEVLSRSGLALEETPYGLELVPKAPKALLAFYPGARVEPLAYAPVLAPVAQAGYLVVLLKVPSGIALLGKERALEAKAAHPHLPLAVGGHSLGGVAAAEVAAREGLPLLLFASYPEADLSGERLPTLALFGTEDGLLPPEEAREKAKRLPRGARVVFLEGLNHAGFGAYGPQKGDRPATRPREALWREIAQEVLLFLESLGWDTPPPPQALR; encoded by the coding sequence ATGGACGCCAAGAGGCTCCTTTTCCTCTTCCTGGCGGCGGCTTTGCTCCTGGGCGGGGCGGTGGTGGGGGTGGCCCTTTACTTCCTTAGGCCCCTGAAGGCGGAAGGGGTGGCCCAGGAGGTCCTCTCCCGCTCCGGCCTTGCCCTGGAGGAAACCCCTTACGGCTTGGAGCTCGTCCCCAAGGCCCCCAAGGCCCTTTTGGCCTTCTACCCCGGGGCGCGGGTGGAGCCCTTGGCCTACGCCCCCGTGCTGGCCCCGGTGGCCCAGGCGGGATACCTGGTGGTCCTCCTCAAGGTGCCCTCCGGCATCGCCCTTCTGGGGAAGGAGCGGGCCCTCGAGGCCAAGGCCGCCCACCCCCACCTCCCCCTGGCGGTGGGGGGGCACAGCCTGGGCGGGGTGGCGGCGGCGGAGGTGGCCGCCCGGGAAGGGCTTCCCCTCCTCCTCTTCGCCAGCTATCCGGAGGCCGACCTTTCGGGGGAGCGCCTCCCCACCCTGGCCCTCTTCGGCACGGAGGACGGCCTCTTACCCCCTGAGGAGGCCCGGGAAAAGGCCAAGCGCCTCCCCCGAGGGGCCCGGGTGGTCTTCCTGGAGGGGCTGAACCACGCGGGCTTCGGGGCCTACGGCCCGCAAAAGGGGGACCGGCCCGCCACCCGCCCCCGGGAAGCCCTTTGGCGGGAGATCGCCCAGGAGGTCCTCCTCTTCCTGGAGAGCCTGGGCTGGGACACTCCTCCCCCACCCCAGGCCCTACGCTAG
- a CDS encoding efflux RND transporter permease subunit has protein sequence MRENPLVAFFVERFVFATAIFVGLVLVGLLLGLGLGVELLPRFSVPVVAVSTSYPGAGPEEVAEQVSKPLEDALSTLSGVDTIGSSSTEGFSLVFVQFQQGVDVDRAAVEASQKVAAARGQLPKDASAPVVQKFDPSASPILYVALEAPGEDLSQVLRYAERTLKPKLQLVPGVADIRLTGAPKRAIRVYLDPDRLQALGVAPGQVAQALAASALNLPLGSLTEGEKRLVYTLRSTPATAAQVADLLLDPSRGLRVRDVARVEERAEEPTTLNRLNGRPAVLLAVVKTPDSNAVAVADGVKRALSQIRLPQGYRAEVALDTTRFIRAAVEDTVREAFLAALAVSLVVLIFLGKLNSVFSVILAIPITLSGAILLFGILGFTYNLISLLALTVAVGIVVDDSIVVAENIDRYRRLGYGLKEAVLKGASEVSVAVAAATLSLLAVFLPISFLPGLIGQIFQQFGLGMAAAIAVSWLEALLFLTVRLAYFPDPDPPPLQEAFRALGLLPQDLRFAYRRGYRTPLGLLLGLATAYLLLRLGPGYLLLLPLYPAAYGVLRYLFRLLLDLLGAVTRLLHGLAEAGLRRLTEAYARSLAGALRRPGLVLGVAGLAFLSIFPILPRIPFNFTPRSDTGVLTATLLLPKDTPLAVADRAARALEAYFLAHPAVLRVVTTVGASAVGGAQVGDPSRVQLQIVLRPKGERQDIFALTETFNREGKALLKDFPGADLRVLAQTGPEAGDADLQFFVTSPDRALLERRTEAITALIAEKPYVLNVKSTLEATQRERVFVPDPARLAGTGLTPADLAQALRLYLSGTQAATARRFGEEFPVVVQADPLRLGNETDLLSLPVYAPALQAFLPLGSLGRFVERPGPTLISRRNQAYAAGININLKPDAPGSFQIQQQLEAELREKGLLGDGVELIATGLGSFTGELARLAPLAFLLALVLNYLVIASQFNAWRYPLYLLLPVPLALVGAFWLTYLLGTGLDVISVLGVVMLIGLVTKNAILLLDFAVKRMREMPLKEALVEAARLRLRPILMTTLTVLIISLPLLLGTGEGAEYRKPLGVIILGGLLSSTLLTLFVVPAAFYTFERGRAREPVLR, from the coding sequence GTGAGGGAAAACCCCTTGGTGGCCTTTTTCGTGGAACGCTTCGTCTTCGCCACCGCCATCTTCGTGGGCCTGGTGCTGGTGGGCCTCCTCCTGGGCCTGGGGCTTGGGGTGGAGCTTTTGCCCCGCTTCAGCGTGCCGGTGGTGGCGGTGTCCACCTCCTACCCCGGGGCAGGCCCCGAGGAGGTGGCGGAGCAGGTCTCCAAGCCCCTAGAGGATGCCCTTTCCACCCTGAGCGGGGTGGACACCATCGGGAGCAGCTCCACCGAGGGCTTCAGCCTGGTCTTCGTCCAGTTCCAGCAGGGGGTGGACGTGGACCGGGCAGCGGTGGAGGCCAGCCAGAAGGTGGCCGCGGCGCGGGGCCAGCTCCCCAAGGACGCCTCGGCCCCGGTGGTGCAGAAGTTTGACCCCTCGGCGAGCCCGATCCTTTACGTGGCCCTCGAGGCCCCGGGGGAGGACCTCTCCCAGGTGCTCCGCTACGCGGAGCGCACCCTGAAGCCCAAGCTCCAGCTGGTCCCCGGGGTGGCGGACATCCGCCTCACCGGGGCCCCCAAAAGGGCCATCCGGGTCTACCTGGACCCGGACCGGCTTCAAGCCCTAGGGGTGGCGCCCGGCCAGGTGGCCCAGGCCCTGGCCGCCTCGGCCCTGAACCTGCCCCTGGGCTCGCTCACCGAGGGGGAGAAGCGGCTGGTCTACACCCTGCGGAGCACCCCCGCCACCGCGGCCCAAGTGGCGGACCTCCTCCTGGACCCCTCCCGGGGCCTCCGGGTGCGGGACGTGGCCCGGGTGGAGGAGAGGGCCGAGGAGCCCACCACCCTGAACCGCCTGAACGGCCGCCCCGCCGTCCTCCTGGCGGTGGTCAAAACCCCGGACTCCAACGCCGTGGCCGTGGCCGACGGGGTGAAGCGGGCCCTTTCCCAGATCCGCCTCCCCCAAGGCTACCGGGCGGAGGTGGCCTTGGACACCACCCGCTTCATCCGCGCCGCGGTGGAGGACACGGTGCGGGAGGCCTTCCTCGCCGCCCTGGCCGTTTCCCTCGTGGTCTTGATCTTCCTGGGGAAGCTCAACTCCGTGTTCTCCGTGATCCTGGCCATCCCCATCACCCTCTCCGGGGCCATCCTGCTCTTTGGAATCCTGGGCTTCACCTACAACCTCATCAGCCTCCTGGCTCTCACCGTGGCCGTGGGCATCGTGGTGGACGACTCCATCGTGGTGGCGGAGAACATTGACCGCTACCGACGCCTGGGCTATGGCCTGAAGGAGGCGGTGCTCAAGGGGGCCAGCGAGGTCTCCGTGGCGGTGGCCGCGGCCACCTTGAGCCTCCTCGCCGTCTTCCTCCCCATCAGCTTCCTGCCGGGGCTCATCGGGCAGATCTTCCAGCAGTTCGGGCTGGGGATGGCGGCGGCCATCGCCGTGAGCTGGCTGGAGGCCCTCCTCTTCCTCACCGTGCGTCTGGCCTACTTCCCCGACCCCGACCCCCCACCCCTCCAGGAAGCCTTCCGCGCCCTCGGCCTCCTGCCCCAGGACCTCCGCTTTGCCTACCGGAGGGGTTACCGCACCCCCTTGGGCCTGCTCCTTGGCCTGGCCACGGCCTACCTCCTCCTCCGCCTGGGGCCTGGCTACCTCCTCCTCCTCCCCCTCTACCCCGCGGCCTACGGGGTGCTCCGCTACCTCTTCCGCCTCCTCCTTGACCTCCTGGGGGCCGTCACCCGCCTCCTCCACGGCCTGGCGGAGGCGGGCCTGAGACGGCTCACGGAGGCCTATGCCCGCAGCCTGGCGGGGGCCCTGAGGCGCCCCGGCCTGGTCCTCGGGGTGGCGGGCCTCGCCTTCCTCTCCATCTTCCCCATCCTGCCCAGGATCCCCTTCAACTTCACCCCCCGCTCCGACACCGGGGTGCTCACCGCCACCCTGCTCCTGCCCAAGGACACCCCCTTGGCGGTGGCCGACCGGGCGGCGAGGGCCCTCGAGGCCTACTTCCTCGCCCATCCCGCCGTGCTCCGGGTGGTGACCACCGTGGGGGCCAGCGCCGTGGGCGGGGCCCAGGTGGGAGACCCAAGCCGGGTGCAACTCCAGATCGTCCTGAGGCCCAAGGGGGAGCGCCAGGACATCTTCGCCCTCACCGAAACCTTCAACCGCGAGGGGAAGGCGCTTCTCAAGGACTTCCCCGGGGCCGACCTGCGGGTCCTGGCCCAGACAGGCCCCGAGGCGGGGGACGCCGATTTGCAGTTCTTCGTCACCAGCCCCGACCGTGCCCTCCTGGAACGGCGGACAGAGGCCATCACCGCCCTCATCGCCGAGAAGCCCTACGTGCTGAACGTGAAGAGCACCCTCGAGGCCACCCAGCGGGAGCGGGTCTTCGTCCCCGACCCGGCAAGGCTCGCCGGGACCGGCCTCACCCCCGCGGACCTGGCCCAGGCCCTGAGGCTCTACCTCTCCGGCACCCAGGCGGCCACCGCCCGGCGCTTTGGGGAGGAGTTCCCCGTGGTGGTCCAGGCCGACCCCCTGCGCCTGGGGAACGAGACGGACCTCCTCTCCCTCCCCGTCTACGCCCCCGCCCTGCAGGCCTTCCTGCCCCTGGGGAGCCTGGGGCGGTTTGTGGAGCGGCCCGGACCCACCCTGATCTCCAGGCGCAACCAGGCCTACGCCGCCGGGATCAACATCAACCTCAAGCCCGACGCCCCGGGAAGCTTCCAAATCCAGCAGCAGCTGGAGGCGGAGCTTAGGGAAAAGGGCCTCCTGGGCGACGGGGTGGAGCTCATCGCCACCGGCCTCGGCTCCTTCACCGGGGAGCTGGCCCGGCTGGCCCCCCTGGCCTTCCTCCTGGCCCTGGTCCTCAACTACCTGGTCATCGCCAGCCAGTTCAACGCCTGGCGCTACCCCCTCTACCTCCTCCTCCCGGTGCCCCTGGCCCTGGTGGGGGCCTTCTGGCTCACCTACCTCCTGGGCACCGGCTTGGACGTGATCAGCGTCCTGGGGGTGGTGATGCTCATCGGCCTGGTCACCAAAAACGCCATCCTCCTCCTGGACTTCGCCGTGAAGCGCATGCGGGAGATGCCCCTGAAGGAGGCCCTGGTGGAGGCGGCCCGGCTCCGCCTGAGGCCCATCCTCATGACCACCCTCACCGTGCTCATCATCAGCCTCCCCTTGCTCCTGGGCACCGGGGAGGGGGCGGAGTACCGTAAACCCTTAGGGGTGATCATCTTAGGAGGGTTGCTCTCCTCCACCCTCCTCACCCTCTTCGTGGTGCCCGCGGCCTTCTACACCTTTGAGCGTGGGCGGGCCCGGGAACCCGTCCTGAGGTGA
- a CDS encoding efflux RND transporter periplasmic adaptor subunit → MRPLLLLLPLLLFACAPKRAEAPAPEAQTPLALQVRVVEAKQGVLEREVRASASLQAEQDSLVAAGASGRVLRTLPAGTRVRAGEGVVYLDPAPFQEALEAARLNLQQAEANLERAQNQLLGNRATLKAQLQAAEAQLQAAKRRYEEGQALLAIGALAPLDLKALEAQYRQAESAYQNALEALSRLERAEDIRLLKLQVEAARLQVRQAERNLRESVVRAPFAGEVVEVFVKEGEFVGAGSRAFRLATTERLLAKLFLPPDQASALSPETPFLLRQNGQEVAARLLRKTDLPGQTRLVEVVLKPEGRLLPGPAEVRYRVRLAEGILLPLASLQIRNGEARVFVVQEGKAQSLPVRLQAQEAGQAVVEGLKPNTLVIHPVPESLRDNDPVEVVR, encoded by the coding sequence ATGCGCCCGCTTCTCCTTCTCCTACCCCTCCTTCTCTTCGCCTGCGCCCCCAAGAGGGCAGAGGCCCCCGCGCCAGAGGCCCAAACCCCCTTGGCCCTCCAGGTGCGGGTGGTGGAGGCCAAGCAGGGCGTCCTGGAACGGGAGGTGCGGGCCTCCGCCAGCCTGCAGGCGGAACAGGACAGCCTGGTGGCGGCGGGGGCCTCCGGCCGGGTCCTGCGCACCCTCCCCGCGGGCACCCGGGTGCGGGCGGGGGAGGGGGTGGTTTACCTGGACCCCGCCCCCTTCCAGGAAGCCCTGGAGGCCGCAAGGCTGAACCTCCAGCAAGCCGAGGCCAACCTGGAGCGCGCCCAAAACCAGCTTTTGGGGAACCGGGCGACCCTCAAGGCCCAGCTCCAGGCGGCCGAGGCCCAGCTCCAGGCGGCCAAGAGGCGCTACGAGGAGGGCCAGGCCCTTTTGGCCATCGGGGCCTTGGCCCCCTTGGACCTCAAGGCCCTCGAGGCCCAGTACCGCCAGGCGGAAAGCGCCTACCAGAACGCCTTGGAGGCCCTGTCCCGCCTGGAGCGGGCGGAGGACATCAGGCTTCTTAAGCTCCAGGTGGAGGCCGCCAGGCTCCAGGTGCGCCAGGCGGAAAGGAACCTGAGGGAAAGCGTGGTCCGGGCCCCCTTTGCCGGGGAAGTGGTGGAGGTCTTCGTCAAGGAGGGGGAGTTCGTGGGAGCGGGAAGCCGGGCCTTCCGCCTGGCCACCACGGAGCGCCTCCTGGCCAAGCTCTTCCTTCCCCCGGACCAAGCCAGCGCCCTCAGCCCCGAAACCCCCTTTCTCCTCAGGCAAAACGGCCAGGAGGTGGCGGCCCGCCTCTTGCGCAAAACCGACCTGCCGGGCCAGACCCGGCTGGTGGAGGTGGTCCTGAAGCCAGAGGGCCGGCTTCTCCCAGGCCCCGCCGAGGTGCGCTACCGGGTGAGGCTGGCCGAGGGCATCCTCCTCCCCTTGGCCAGCCTCCAGATCCGGAATGGGGAGGCCCGGGTCTTCGTGGTCCAGGAGGGCAAGGCCCAAAGCCTCCCCGTGCGCCTCCAGGCCCAGGAGGCCGGGCAGGCGGTGGTGGAGGGTCTAAAGCCCAACACCCTGGTGATCCATCCCGTCCCCGAAAGCCTTAGGGACAACGACCCCGTGGAGGTGGTCCGGTGA
- a CDS encoding TolC family protein produces MRKGALALLLLLAPTLAQPLPEALKKAPEVTAVVLARLEAETRRKDLERTLQDPLRTPLAELQARQAWELAEARLKRALAQAENEIASAYAQAYEALLQVGLAEKAVEVAELGLKATEIRLKGGGATSLDLLEAQNRLLEARKNLELAQKGRDSALAALAQLVGPWRPESVKELPTLPEGKVVETLLQEHADLLQLRQSLNLLRFQRGLLDESFAPRKDIEALEDQSQALETNLANLERTLRLGLEARYRQLVPLLQGVKAAEEAYRAAQERYRAEEKRFQAGLTSRLSLLQQELSLRQAELTLEQAKHAYLKAYYGLLASR; encoded by the coding sequence ATGAGAAAAGGTGCCCTAGCCCTTCTTTTGCTCCTGGCTCCCACCCTGGCCCAGCCCCTCCCCGAGGCCCTGAAGAAGGCCCCGGAGGTGACGGCGGTGGTCCTCGCCCGGCTGGAAGCCGAAACCCGGCGGAAGGACCTGGAGCGCACCCTTCAGGACCCCTTGCGCACCCCCTTGGCCGAGCTGCAGGCGCGCCAGGCCTGGGAACTGGCCGAGGCCAGGCTCAAAAGGGCCTTGGCCCAGGCGGAAAACGAGATCGCTTCCGCCTATGCCCAGGCCTACGAGGCCCTCCTGCAGGTGGGCCTGGCGGAAAAGGCGGTGGAGGTGGCCGAGCTGGGGCTAAAGGCCACGGAGATCCGCCTCAAAGGGGGTGGGGCCACCAGCCTGGACCTCCTGGAAGCGCAAAACCGCCTCCTGGAGGCCAGGAAGAACCTGGAGCTGGCCCAAAAGGGACGGGATAGCGCCTTGGCCGCCCTGGCCCAGCTGGTGGGCCCCTGGAGGCCGGAAAGCGTTAAGGAACTTCCCACCCTCCCCGAGGGGAAGGTGGTGGAAACCCTGCTTCAGGAACACGCCGACCTCTTGCAACTCCGGCAGTCCCTGAACCTTCTCCGCTTCCAGCGGGGCCTCCTGGACGAAAGCTTTGCCCCGAGGAAGGATATAGAGGCCCTGGAGGACCAAAGCCAGGCCCTGGAAACCAACCTGGCCAACCTGGAGCGCACCCTCAGGCTGGGCCTGGAGGCCAGGTACCGCCAGCTTGTCCCCCTCCTCCAGGGGGTAAAGGCGGCGGAGGAGGCCTACCGGGCCGCCCAGGAGCGCTACCGGGCCGAGGAAAAGCGTTTCCAGGCGGGGCTCACCAGCCGGCTTAGCCTGTTGCAGCAGGAGCTTTCCCTGAGGCAGGCGGAGCTTACCCTGGAGCAGGCCAAGCACGCCTACCTGAAGGCCTACTACGGCCTTCTGGCCTCGAGGTGA
- a CDS encoding TolC family protein, protein MARLWALLFLLVPALASGHALDPLREHPLLRQAQALLEAARKGLEAQAAPLAFNLQGNYARLGYECTPASLCPSLPATGGSLTLALVLTPFPFGETADGLARAQIAYRRAELGYRKALTALQAQAVAAYGRYQLALLGEKLAQKGRELAQTALEAARKRQANPKELREAELALKEAENRLLEAQRNVELAKKGAEGLVDLTKPLPEIPPPQGTTPLALEEARLSLEEARIAYAASLRTLFPEVKASYLLYPSGNDTLALSLSSRNLQPTLAYTRQDPGQRPTSLPGGSYRTAEELRLSLSLTLTPGLFAALEAAAAQVRGAEEALKAAERQARLQGETLESSLRASRLALELARLRQEAGKKALEEAVKRLELGLESPLALLQAELSLLQAELALAQAENDLRNKWMELYQFYGELLPEVTP, encoded by the coding sequence GTGGCTAGGCTTTGGGCCCTTCTTTTCCTCCTGGTCCCGGCCCTGGCCAGCGGCCACGCCCTGGACCCCTTGCGGGAGCACCCCCTCCTCCGCCAGGCCCAAGCCCTTCTGGAGGCGGCGCGCAAGGGGCTGGAAGCCCAAGCCGCCCCCCTCGCCTTCAACCTCCAGGGCAACTACGCCCGGCTGGGCTACGAGTGCACCCCCGCCTCCCTCTGCCCAAGCCTCCCCGCCACGGGGGGAAGCCTCACCCTGGCCCTGGTCCTCACCCCCTTCCCCTTCGGGGAGACCGCGGACGGGCTCGCAAGGGCCCAGATCGCCTACCGCCGGGCGGAGCTCGGCTACCGCAAAGCCCTCACCGCCCTCCAGGCCCAGGCGGTGGCCGCATACGGCCGCTACCAGCTGGCCCTCTTGGGGGAAAAGCTGGCGCAAAAAGGCCGGGAGCTGGCCCAGACGGCCCTCGAGGCGGCCAGGAAGCGCCAGGCCAACCCCAAGGAACTCCGGGAGGCGGAGCTGGCCCTAAAGGAAGCGGAAAACCGCCTCCTGGAGGCCCAAAGGAACGTGGAGCTGGCGAAAAAGGGGGCGGAGGGCCTGGTGGACCTCACCAAGCCCCTTCCCGAGATCCCCCCGCCCCAGGGCACCACGCCCCTCGCCCTGGAGGAGGCCCGCCTGAGCCTGGAGGAGGCCAGGATCGCCTACGCCGCCTCCCTGCGCACCCTTTTCCCCGAGGTCAAGGCCAGCTACCTCCTCTACCCGAGCGGGAACGACACCTTGGCCCTAAGCCTTTCCAGCCGGAACCTGCAACCCACCCTGGCCTACACCCGGCAGGACCCAGGGCAACGGCCCACCAGCCTGCCGGGGGGTAGCTACCGCACCGCCGAGGAGCTCAGGCTTTCCCTTTCCCTCACCCTCACCCCCGGCCTTTTTGCCGCCCTGGAGGCGGCCGCGGCCCAGGTGCGGGGAGCGGAGGAAGCCCTAAAGGCGGCCGAGAGGCAGGCCCGGCTCCAGGGGGAAACCCTGGAGAGCTCCCTCAGGGCCTCGAGGCTGGCCCTGGAACTGGCCCGCCTCCGCCAGGAGGCGGGGAAGAAGGCCCTGGAGGAGGCGGTTAAGCGCCTGGAGCTGGGCCTGGAAAGCCCCCTGGCCCTGTTGCAGGCGGAGCTTTCCCTCCTCCAGGCGGAACTGGCCCTGGCCCAAGCGGAAAACGATCTGCGGAACAAGTGGATGGAGCTTTACCAGTTTTACGGCGAACTCTTACCGGAGGTAACCCCATGA